A DNA window from Leptolyngbya sp. KIOST-1 contains the following coding sequences:
- a CDS encoding phosphatase PAP2 family protein, producing the protein MKRINVRDRFKSFFGYLKTLLTRHYRSLLLLLLGVYLPFQFFGELAEVVWKNQGGFPWDEPILLTIRTMATPQIDTVAIALTQLGVAGGVLPATIIISLLLWQRRQWRSLAYFLTTLVGTAILNLTAKLLLRRVRPSLWESPAPEYDFSFPSGHAMASMAFVAALVILLWGSRWNWVVVGLGSLFVLVIGWTRLYLGVHYPSDIIAGWLASIAWAVGVSLVLKPQLIRVDR; encoded by the coding sequence ATGAAACGGATCAACGTGCGCGATCGCTTCAAATCTTTTTTTGGCTATCTCAAAACCCTGCTAACGCGCCACTACCGATCGCTGCTGCTGTTGTTGCTAGGGGTGTATCTGCCCTTCCAATTTTTTGGCGAACTGGCGGAGGTGGTCTGGAAAAACCAGGGCGGGTTCCCGTGGGACGAGCCTATTCTGCTCACCATTCGCACCATGGCCACGCCCCAAATCGATACCGTTGCCATCGCTTTGACCCAGCTGGGGGTGGCGGGTGGGGTACTGCCAGCGACGATCATCATTTCCCTGCTTCTGTGGCAGAGGCGGCAGTGGCGATCGCTCGCCTACTTTCTCACGACCCTGGTTGGTACCGCTATCCTCAACCTCACCGCCAAGCTGCTGCTGCGCCGGGTCCGCCCCAGCCTGTGGGAGTCACCCGCTCCTGAATACGACTTTAGCTTTCCCAGCGGCCACGCCATGGCCAGTATGGCCTTTGTCGCCGCCCTGGTAATTTTGCTGTGGGGCAGCCGCTGGAACTGGGTGGTGGTGGGACTGGGCAGCCTGTTTGTGCTGGTCATCGGCTGGACTCGCCTCTACCTGGGCGTCCACTACCCCAGCGACATCATCGCCGGCTGGCTGGCCTCGATCGCCTGGGCTGTAGGCGTATCCCTGGTGCTCAAGCCCCAGCTGATCAGGGTAGATCGCTAA
- a CDS encoding RecQ family ATP-dependent DNA helicase — protein sequence MAQRPESVTREHIVQTAKTRLGYDSLRAGQEDAIAALLKGHDVLAVMPTGSGKSAIYQLAGALIPGATVVISPLLALQQDQVEAIAEQQVGEAAAVNSTVTVAERKAAFESLADDELEFIFLAPEQFNNPETLEQLQAARPSLFVIDEAHCISEWGHDFRPDYLRLGAVIDSLGHPRVLALTATAAPTVREEIVKHLNMRDFAVVVQGFDRPNIWLEVRRFEDEAEKEAALIDQVVRAKKPGIVYAATRKQTEAIAAALEERGVKAIAYHAGLKTSDREAAQADFMADQAEVIVATTAFGMGIDKPNVRFVIHHTISESVDAYYQEIGRAGRDDEKAFALLFYCPDDLNIRRFLASSGQIDREQVEQVAKVIQAQREPLDRRDLKEQTGLSQAKVATALNHLEAVGLAEILPTGEAVASDQAPSANAAAAAAIEAQERYQAYGRSRLEMMRGYAELRDCRREYLLNYFGEKRDQPCGFCDNCKAGLVVDDDGVEQPFAMNSQVVHPTWGEGMVMRYEGDKIVILFDQVGYKTLDVELALEQQLLKPMS from the coding sequence ATGGCCCAGCGACCCGAATCGGTGACCAGGGAACACATTGTTCAGACGGCAAAAACCAGGCTGGGCTATGACTCTTTAAGGGCAGGACAGGAGGACGCGATCGCGGCTCTGCTCAAGGGGCACGATGTACTGGCCGTGATGCCCACTGGGTCGGGCAAGTCGGCGATCTATCAGCTGGCCGGAGCGCTGATTCCAGGGGCAACGGTGGTGATTTCGCCGCTGCTGGCCCTGCAGCAGGACCAGGTCGAGGCGATCGCCGAGCAGCAGGTGGGCGAGGCCGCAGCAGTCAACTCTACGGTGACGGTTGCCGAGCGCAAAGCTGCCTTTGAGTCGCTGGCTGATGACGAGCTGGAGTTTATTTTCTTGGCCCCAGAGCAGTTCAACAACCCAGAGACCCTGGAGCAATTGCAGGCGGCCAGACCGTCGCTTTTTGTCATCGACGAGGCCCATTGCATCAGCGAGTGGGGCCACGACTTTCGCCCCGACTACCTGCGGCTGGGGGCCGTGATCGACAGCCTGGGGCATCCTCGGGTGCTGGCGTTAACGGCGACGGCGGCCCCGACGGTGCGCGAAGAAATTGTCAAACACCTGAACATGCGCGATTTTGCCGTGGTCGTGCAGGGGTTTGATCGGCCCAATATCTGGCTGGAGGTGCGGCGCTTTGAGGATGAGGCCGAAAAAGAAGCCGCCCTGATCGACCAGGTGGTGCGGGCAAAGAAACCGGGCATTGTCTACGCCGCCACTCGCAAGCAGACGGAGGCGATCGCAGCGGCGCTGGAGGAGCGGGGCGTGAAAGCGATCGCCTACCACGCGGGCCTGAAAACCAGCGATCGCGAGGCGGCCCAAGCCGACTTTATGGCCGACCAAGCGGAGGTGATCGTTGCCACCACCGCCTTTGGCATGGGTATCGACAAGCCCAACGTGCGCTTTGTCATCCACCACACCATCAGCGAATCGGTTGATGCCTACTACCAGGAGATTGGCCGGGCCGGGCGCGATGACGAAAAGGCGTTTGCGCTGCTGTTCTACTGTCCTGACGATCTCAACATTCGCCGCTTCCTAGCCAGCAGCGGCCAGATCGACCGGGAGCAAGTGGAGCAGGTGGCCAAGGTCATTCAGGCGCAGCGCGAACCCCTGGACCGCCGGGACTTGAAGGAGCAAACCGGTCTCTCCCAGGCAAAGGTGGCCACCGCCCTCAACCACCTGGAAGCGGTAGGGCTGGCCGAAATTCTGCCCACTGGGGAGGCGGTGGCCAGTGACCAGGCCCCCAGTGCCAATGCAGCGGCAGCGGCGGCAATTGAGGCCCAGGAACGGTATCAGGCCTACGGGCGATCGCGGCTGGAGATGATGCGCGGCTACGCCGAACTGCGCGACTGTCGCCGCGAATATTTGCTCAACTACTTTGGCGAAAAGCGCGATCAACCCTGCGGCTTTTGTGACAACTGCAAAGCGGGCCTCGTGGTGGACGACGATGGGGTTGAGCAGCCCTTTGCCATGAACAGTCAGGTGGTTCACCCCACCTGGGGCGAAGGCATGGTGATGCGCTACGAAGGCGACAAAATAGTGATCCTATTTGACCAGGTGGGCTACAAAACCCTCGATGTTGAGCTTGCCCTGGAGCAGCAGCTGCTAAAGCCCATGAGCTAA
- a CDS encoding DUF2795 domain-containing protein produces the protein MATVNPIQVQKFLKGMDYPASKQDVVDHAKKQGADENVCSTLERMSDQEFETPADVSKAIGEID, from the coding sequence GTGGCAACCGTTAACCCCATCCAGGTTCAAAAGTTTTTAAAGGGAATGGACTATCCGGCCAGCAAGCAGGATGTCGTTGACCATGCGAAAAAACAGGGTGCCGACGAAAACGTCTGCTCGACCCTGGAAAGGATGTCTGATCAGGAGTTTGAAACCCCCGCCGATGTCAGCAAAGCGATCGGCGAGATCGATTAA
- the groL gene encoding chaperonin GroEL (60 kDa chaperone family; promotes refolding of misfolded polypeptides especially under stressful conditions; forms two stacked rings of heptamers to form a barrel-shaped 14mer; ends can be capped by GroES; misfolded proteins enter the barrel where they are refolded when GroES binds), whose translation MAKRVSFDEASRQALEKGVNALADAVKITLGPRGRNVVLEKKYGAPQIVNDGITIAKEIDLEDPFENLGARLMQEVASKTKDLAGDGTTTATVLAQAMVKEGLKNVAAGTNPVSLRRGIEKAVTALVSEIAAVAKPVEGNATIAQVATVSAGSDEEIGRMIAEAMDKVTKDGVITVEESKSLYTELDVVEGMQFDRGYISPYFVTDQERMVTELDNARVLITDKKIGSIQDLVSVLERVAREGAPLLIIAEDIEGEALATLVVNKARGVLNVAAIKAPSFGDRRKAMLQDIAVLTGGQVISEEVGLSLDTADLSMLGTATKVTLTKDTTTLVSEAGNKADIDKRIAQIRQELERTDSDYDKEKLSERLAKLAGGVAVIKVGAATETELKDRKLRIDDALSATKAAVEEGIVPGGGATLLHLAPRLAAVKANLSTEEAIGVDIVMRAVEAPLRQIADNAGQEGSVIVEKVKAMDFPMGYNALSGDYQDLIQAGIIDPAKVVRSALQDAASIAGMVLTTEALVAEIPEPPAPAGDPGMGGMGGMGGMGGMGGMGGMGGMGMM comes from the coding sequence ATGGCAAAACGAGTTTCCTTTGATGAGGCGTCGCGGCAGGCCCTCGAAAAAGGCGTCAACGCCCTAGCCGACGCCGTTAAAATTACCCTTGGCCCCAGGGGGCGCAATGTCGTGCTTGAGAAGAAGTACGGCGCCCCCCAGATCGTCAACGACGGCATCACCATCGCCAAAGAGATCGATCTGGAAGATCCCTTCGAGAACCTGGGTGCCCGCCTCATGCAGGAGGTCGCCTCGAAGACTAAAGACCTGGCGGGCGATGGCACCACCACCGCCACCGTACTGGCCCAGGCCATGGTCAAAGAGGGGCTAAAGAATGTGGCCGCCGGCACCAACCCCGTCAGCCTCAGGCGCGGAATTGAAAAAGCCGTGACCGCCCTGGTTAGCGAAATTGCCGCCGTGGCCAAGCCTGTCGAAGGCAACGCCACTATTGCCCAGGTGGCCACCGTGTCCGCTGGCAGCGACGAAGAGATCGGCCGCATGATTGCCGAAGCCATGGACAAAGTGACCAAGGATGGCGTGATCACCGTTGAAGAGTCCAAGTCGCTCTACACCGAGCTGGATGTGGTTGAGGGGATGCAGTTCGATCGCGGCTACATTTCCCCCTACTTCGTCACCGACCAGGAGCGGATGGTGACCGAACTGGACAATGCCCGCGTGCTGATCACCGACAAGAAAATCGGCTCGATTCAAGACCTGGTGTCGGTGCTGGAGCGGGTGGCCCGCGAGGGTGCCCCCCTGCTGATCATCGCCGAAGACATTGAGGGCGAGGCCCTGGCCACCCTGGTGGTGAACAAGGCCCGGGGCGTGCTGAATGTGGCTGCTATCAAAGCACCCAGCTTTGGCGATCGCCGCAAGGCCATGCTCCAGGACATCGCCGTGCTCACCGGCGGGCAGGTGATTTCTGAAGAAGTCGGCCTCAGCCTGGATACCGCCGACCTGTCGATGCTGGGTACCGCCACCAAGGTCACCCTCACCAAGGACACCACCACCCTGGTCTCCGAGGCGGGCAACAAGGCCGACATCGACAAGCGCATCGCCCAGATCCGCCAGGAGCTGGAGCGCACCGACTCCGACTACGACAAAGAAAAGCTCTCCGAGCGGCTGGCTAAGCTGGCCGGGGGCGTGGCCGTGATCAAGGTCGGGGCCGCCACCGAAACTGAACTCAAAGACCGCAAGCTGCGCATTGACGACGCCCTCAGCGCCACCAAAGCAGCCGTCGAAGAAGGCATTGTCCCCGGTGGCGGGGCCACCCTGCTGCACCTGGCGCCCAGGCTGGCGGCGGTCAAGGCCAACCTCAGCACCGAAGAGGCGATCGGGGTTGATATCGTGATGCGGGCGGTGGAAGCGCCCCTGCGCCAGATTGCCGACAATGCGGGCCAGGAAGGCTCGGTGATTGTCGAAAAGGTGAAGGCGATGGACTTCCCCATGGGCTACAACGCCCTGTCCGGCGATTACCAGGACCTGATCCAGGCAGGCATCATTGACCCGGCCAAGGTGGTGCGCTCGGCCCTCCAGGACGCCGCCTCGATCGCGGGCATGGTGCTCACCACCGAAGCGCTGGTGGCCGAAATTCCTGAGCCTCCTGCCCCCGCTGGCGACCCCGGCATGGGCGGCATGGGTGGCATGGGTGGCATGGGCGGCATGGGCGGCATGGGCGGCATGGGTGGCATGGGCATGATGTAG
- a CDS encoding glycosyltransferase family 4 protein, with product MKIAYATTYDVRDRAAWPRRHLGLYGAGQKIAELLQSAGAELAFLGPLRQPKVPITRLKWLYYQRLGQSYYSPVEPWVSPRYARQIETKLARSGADLLLCPENAIPLARVNTDLPTVLWTDALLGSLVDFYPHLTNLCAETRRRLHAVEQGAIDRCDRVILTSEWAAQSAMALYKLPADKLRIIPRGASRAQDLRQPEVEALIDQRPPGPCRLLFLGVDWHRKGGPLALEVAETLNRQGLETELWVVGCQPQTRGDLPPFVKPYGFIDRANPAGEAHFSRLLNQAHFLIFPTKADTFGIAISEANAAGVPCVAAAVGGIPTVLRAGVNGQAFAPGASAQAYAQYLATAMADPAGYRELALAAWRHYRQHLSWEAAQQQVWGDLQALVTGPDRAPQPTRPRAHPLAELNPLPGLKQGFWP from the coding sequence ATGAAAATTGCCTACGCCACCACCTACGATGTGCGCGATCGCGCCGCCTGGCCCCGCCGCCACCTGGGCCTCTACGGGGCCGGGCAAAAAATCGCCGAGCTGCTCCAGAGCGCCGGGGCCGAACTGGCCTTTTTGGGCCCGCTGCGCCAGCCCAAAGTGCCGATTACCCGGCTCAAGTGGCTGTACTACCAGCGCCTGGGCCAAAGCTACTACAGCCCGGTCGAGCCCTGGGTCTCGCCCCGCTACGCCCGCCAGATCGAGACCAAACTGGCCCGGTCTGGGGCCGACCTGCTGCTCTGCCCCGAGAACGCCATTCCCCTGGCGCGGGTGAATACTGACCTGCCCACGGTGCTGTGGACCGATGCCCTGCTGGGCAGTCTGGTCGATTTTTACCCCCACCTCACCAACCTCTGTGCCGAAACCCGGCGACGGCTGCACGCGGTGGAGCAGGGGGCGATCGATCGCTGCGATCGCGTCATTCTCACCTCCGAGTGGGCGGCTCAGTCGGCGATGGCGCTCTACAAACTCCCCGCCGATAAGCTGCGGATTATTCCCCGCGGGGCCAGCCGCGCCCAGGACCTCCGCCAACCGGAGGTCGAGGCCCTGATCGACCAGCGCCCTCCCGGCCCCTGTCGGCTGCTGTTTTTGGGAGTCGATTGGCACCGCAAGGGCGGCCCGCTGGCCCTGGAGGTGGCCGAAACCCTCAACCGGCAGGGCCTCGAAACCGAACTCTGGGTGGTGGGCTGCCAGCCCCAGACCAGGGGCGACTTGCCCCCGTTTGTGAAGCCCTACGGCTTTATCGATCGCGCCAATCCGGCGGGCGAAGCCCACTTTTCCCGCCTGCTCAACCAGGCCCATTTTCTGATCTTTCCCACCAAAGCCGACACCTTTGGCATCGCCATCAGCGAGGCCAACGCCGCCGGGGTGCCCTGCGTAGCCGCCGCCGTAGGGGGCATTCCCACGGTGCTGCGGGCTGGGGTCAATGGCCAGGCGTTTGCCCCAGGGGCCAGCGCCCAGGCCTATGCCCAGTACCTTGCCACCGCTATGGCCGACCCCGCCGGGTATCGAGAGCTGGCCCTGGCGGCCTGGCGGCACTACCGCCAGCACCTGAGCTGGGAGGCGGCCCAGCAGCAGGTCTGGGGCGACCTGCAGGCCCTGGTGACTGGGCCCGATCGCGCCCCCCAGCCCACGCGGCCGAGGGCACATCCCCTCGCTGAGCTCAATCCGCTACCCGGGCTCAAGCAGGGGTTCTGGCCCTAA
- a CDS encoding Tab2 family RNA-binding protein, with translation MPAWQADLHRPPLVSDSGDPLWELLLCSEDFAFSYGATAPQGAIDKAWVTAQIAQALAKAGTAPDTLQVFRPQALSLLSVACEPLGIAVEPTRRTPALHQWLQQRAKWYPSQPNAIPVPYHPLHIESPPPLPLPESLWGASSGAPSPSRWGFTALSAYDFEQTLPHEPIPLRHLPAPRLPSRLGLASTTPIPGVVVDAGRQAMALARWIQAQTPAWLSYIRGNPDGLILEAGLCDRWVFTTFEDAEVSQAGQRFEQRKQQSQGLHFLLVRPDDSGMTTTGLWLLQQEP, from the coding sequence ATGCCCGCCTGGCAGGCCGATCTGCACCGTCCACCCCTGGTCAGCGACAGCGGCGACCCGCTGTGGGAACTGCTGCTGTGCAGCGAGGACTTTGCCTTTAGCTACGGCGCTACGGCCCCCCAGGGGGCGATCGACAAGGCCTGGGTGACGGCCCAGATCGCCCAGGCCCTCGCCAAAGCGGGCACCGCCCCCGATACCCTGCAGGTGTTTCGGCCCCAGGCCTTGTCGCTGCTGAGCGTCGCCTGTGAACCGCTGGGCATTGCGGTAGAACCCACCCGCCGTACCCCCGCCCTGCACCAGTGGCTGCAGCAGCGGGCCAAGTGGTACCCCAGCCAGCCCAACGCCATCCCCGTGCCCTACCACCCGCTGCACATCGAGTCGCCGCCACCGCTGCCCCTGCCCGAAAGTCTCTGGGGCGCTTCGAGCGGGGCACCGTCCCCAAGCCGCTGGGGCTTTACGGCCCTGTCGGCCTACGACTTCGAGCAAACCCTGCCCCACGAACCGATTCCCCTGCGCCACCTGCCCGCGCCGCGGCTGCCCTCGCGTCTGGGGCTGGCCAGCACCACCCCTATTCCTGGGGTCGTAGTGGATGCGGGGCGGCAGGCGATGGCCCTGGCCCGGTGGATTCAGGCCCAGACGCCCGCCTGGCTGAGCTACATCCGGGGCAACCCCGACGGGCTGATTCTGGAGGCTGGACTGTGCGATCGCTGGGTGTTCACCACCTTTGAGGATGCCGAGGTATCCCAAGCGGGTCAGCGGTTTGAGCAGCGCAAGCAGCAGAGCCAGGGGCTTCACTTTTTGCTAGTGCGCCCCGACGATTCGGGCATGACCACCACCGGACTCTGGCTCCTGCAGCAGGAGCCCTGA
- the speE gene encoding polyamine aminopropyltransferase translates to MNSLGRHILVEFFGCSSDILNDVPLIESSMVGAAADAGATVISSVFHHFSPFGVSGVVVIQESHLAIHTWPEYRYAAVDLFTCGDTVNPWISFDKLKLAFKADYGSALEMNRGQLELLERVDIDLGELRDEVTNRLITPKQSRSVWFTDKNDDIALSIRHKGDRVFREKSPYQTVEIFDTFAYGKMLTIDNMVMCSEKDENAYHEMIIHVPMLLNPSFKNVLVIGGGDGGSVREILRHPQVESVTMVEIDEAVVRASKEFLPSLSGALDDPKLDLRIEDGIAFVANAPDTSYDLIVIDSSDPVGPSEGLFSTEFYKQVYRILKPGGAIAAQSESPRFNQRAFVDIHHCLKGIFGDEQVFCYLAFIPTYPTGMWSFNYATKGAAHPLQGLDAAKSAGFAAEHGLQYYNVGMHQAAFALPTFVQTMLKR, encoded by the coding sequence ATGAATTCGCTCGGACGACATATTTTGGTGGAGTTCTTCGGCTGCTCGTCGGACATTCTCAACGATGTGCCGCTGATTGAGAGCAGCATGGTGGGGGCGGCCGCCGATGCCGGGGCCACGGTGATTAGCTCGGTGTTTCACCACTTTTCGCCCTTTGGTGTGTCGGGGGTGGTGGTGATTCAGGAAAGCCACCTGGCCATTCACACCTGGCCCGAGTACCGCTACGCGGCGGTGGATCTGTTCACCTGCGGCGACACGGTCAACCCCTGGATCTCCTTTGACAAGCTCAAGCTGGCGTTTAAGGCCGACTACGGCTCGGCCCTGGAGATGAACCGGGGCCAGCTCGAGCTGCTGGAGCGTGTTGACATTGACCTGGGGGAACTGCGCGACGAGGTCACCAACAGGCTGATCACCCCCAAGCAGAGCCGCAGCGTCTGGTTTACCGACAAAAACGACGACATCGCCCTGTCGATTCGCCACAAGGGCGATCGCGTGTTTCGCGAGAAGTCGCCGTACCAGACCGTGGAGATCTTTGACACCTTCGCCTACGGCAAAATGCTCACCATCGACAACATGGTGATGTGCAGCGAAAAAGACGAAAACGCCTACCACGAGATGATCATCCACGTGCCGATGCTGCTCAACCCCAGCTTTAAAAACGTGCTGGTGATTGGCGGCGGCGACGGCGGCAGCGTGCGCGAAATTTTGCGCCACCCCCAGGTGGAGTCTGTCACCATGGTCGAAATCGACGAAGCGGTGGTGCGGGCTTCCAAGGAATTTTTGCCCTCGCTATCCGGTGCCCTCGACGACCCCAAACTCGACCTCCGCATCGAGGACGGCATCGCCTTTGTGGCCAATGCCCCCGATACCAGCTACGACCTGATCGTGATCGACTCCTCGGACCCGGTGGGGCCGTCGGAGGGGCTGTTTAGTACCGAGTTCTACAAGCAGGTGTATCGGATTCTCAAGCCCGGCGGCGCGATCGCGGCCCAGAGCGAGTCGCCCCGGTTTAACCAGCGGGCCTTTGTGGATATTCACCACTGTCTCAAGGGCATCTTTGGCGACGAGCAGGTGTTCTGCTACCTGGCGTTTATCCCCACCTACCCCACGGGCATGTGGAGCTTTAACTACGCTACCAAGGGTGCCGCTCACCCCCTGCAGGGCCTGGATGCGGCGAAGTCGGCCGGCTTTGCCGCCGAGCACGGGTTGCAGTACTACAACGTGGGTATGCACCAGGCCGCCTTTGCGCTGCCCACCTTTGTGCAGACCATGCTGAAGCGATAG
- a CDS encoding ABC transporter ATP-binding protein, with amino-acid sequence MTPTLAQAAPAEPKPKLSTLGRFLRYFVPYRQELPLALLLVAIGAATQAIGPLLIGWSIDNLILPGNLPGLLRMLVALTAIYIVGLWAIRGQILRMGSIVQKLLGQLRQDIFDKVQSLPVSFFDRSEAGDLMSRLLNDVNTVNQAFGLTIPQVLGQTFSLVGIIIAMVSINLQLGLLSNLVVPLMIFTTGFFSRWARRRFRVTRQTIGDLSAKLEEDIGSVKEAQAFNRTQLNIEEFDSLNAANRRANVQAVAVTAAFLPSIDFLNTLATAGVMAYGGYLAVTGVMTVGTVTAFLLYVQQFFRPIQILSQFYTQAQSALAGLDRIFLLLDEPATLQDAPDATDMPPIRGEVRFESVGFGYTPNQRVLKQVNLCAQPGQMVALVGPTGAGKSTIINLIMRFYDVSEGAVKIDGLDLRRVTQASLRRQIGIVLQDNLLFSGTVAENIAFGAPQATQAEIEVAAQTANAHEFITSLPQGYSTRLGERGAPLSQGQRQLVSIARAVLIDPRILVLDEATSSIDTRTEGLVQDAIAALLQNRTSFVIAHRLSTVTQADQVLVIQQGAIVERGTHAELMAQSGIYANLYALQLGND; translated from the coding sequence ATGACCCCGACCCTAGCCCAAGCTGCGCCTGCGGAACCCAAGCCAAAGCTCTCCACCCTCGGCCGATTTTTGCGTTACTTTGTCCCCTATCGTCAGGAGTTGCCCCTGGCGCTGCTGCTGGTGGCCATTGGCGCGGCTACCCAGGCGATCGGGCCGTTGCTGATTGGCTGGTCGATTGACAACCTGATTCTGCCGGGCAATCTGCCCGGGCTGCTGCGCATGCTGGTGGCCCTGACCGCCATTTACATCGTGGGGCTCTGGGCCATTCGCGGCCAGATTTTACGCATGGGCTCCATTGTGCAAAAGCTGCTGGGGCAGCTGCGGCAGGACATTTTCGACAAAGTGCAGAGCCTGCCAGTGAGCTTTTTCGATCGCAGCGAGGCCGGCGATCTGATGAGCCGCCTGCTCAACGATGTGAATACGGTAAATCAGGCCTTTGGCCTCACCATTCCCCAGGTGCTGGGCCAGACCTTCAGCCTGGTGGGCATTATTATCGCGATGGTGTCGATCAACCTGCAGCTGGGCCTGCTGAGCAACCTGGTAGTGCCGCTAATGATCTTTACCACCGGGTTTTTCTCCCGCTGGGCCAGACGCCGCTTTCGGGTCACTCGGCAGACCATTGGCGACCTGTCCGCCAAGCTCGAAGAGGACATCGGCAGCGTGAAGGAGGCCCAGGCCTTCAACCGTACCCAGCTCAACATTGAAGAGTTTGACAGCCTCAACGCCGCCAACCGCCGCGCCAACGTGCAGGCGGTGGCGGTAACAGCCGCTTTTTTGCCCTCCATCGACTTTCTGAACACCCTGGCCACCGCCGGGGTAATGGCCTACGGCGGCTACCTGGCGGTGACGGGGGTAATGACGGTGGGCACGGTAACGGCTTTTTTGCTGTACGTGCAGCAATTCTTTCGCCCGATCCAGATTCTCAGCCAGTTCTACACCCAGGCCCAGTCGGCGCTGGCCGGCCTGGACCGAATTTTTTTGCTGCTGGATGAACCCGCTACCCTCCAGGACGCCCCCGACGCCACAGATATGCCGCCGATTCGAGGGGAGGTGCGCTTCGAGTCGGTAGGGTTTGGCTACACGCCCAACCAGCGGGTGCTGAAGCAGGTTAACCTCTGCGCCCAGCCGGGGCAGATGGTCGCCCTGGTGGGGCCAACCGGGGCAGGCAAAAGCACGATCATCAACCTGATCATGCGGTTCTATGACGTGTCGGAGGGGGCGGTCAAAATTGACGGCCTTGACCTGCGCCGGGTCACCCAGGCCAGCCTGCGTCGCCAGATTGGCATCGTGCTGCAGGACAACCTGCTGTTCAGCGGCACCGTGGCCGAAAACATTGCCTTTGGGGCACCCCAGGCTACCCAGGCCGAGATCGAGGTGGCGGCCCAGACCGCCAATGCCCATGAGTTTATTACCTCGCTACCCCAGGGCTACAGCACCCGCCTGGGGGAACGGGGGGCTCCCCTCAGCCAGGGGCAGCGGCAGCTGGTGAGCATTGCTCGAGCGGTGCTGATCGACCCGCGCATTCTGGTGCTGGATGAGGCCACCAGCAGCATCGATACCCGCACCGAAGGGCTGGTGCAGGACGCGATCGCAGCCCTGCTCCAAAACCGCACCAGCTTTGTAATTGCCCACCGACTCAGCACCGTCACCCAGGCTGACCAGGTGCTGGTGATTCAGCAGGGGGCCATCGTCGAGCGGGGTACCCACGCCGAACTGATGGCCCAATCGGGCATCTATGCCAACCTCTACGCCCTGCAGCTAGGCAACGACTGA
- a CDS encoding orange carotenoid protein N-terminal domain-containing protein produces MTNYTAAVNNPDQALKVFKGLDVDEQLALLWFIYEQMGDSVTPAAPGSASPEIATGLYNQVKEQDQQQQLEIMRAIARSDQSNQIGREYGSLSANTKLAFWYFLAQGMDSGDIIPMPDDYELTNQGQDLLAALETMDFEGQITLLRNAVEGMGSGPASGSAV; encoded by the coding sequence ATGACTAATTACACCGCCGCCGTCAACAACCCCGACCAGGCCCTTAAGGTCTTCAAAGGCCTGGATGTCGACGAGCAGCTGGCGCTTCTGTGGTTCATCTATGAGCAGATGGGCGACTCAGTCACCCCCGCCGCCCCAGGGTCGGCGTCTCCCGAAATTGCCACCGGCCTCTACAACCAGGTGAAGGAGCAAGATCAGCAGCAGCAGCTGGAGATCATGCGCGCGATCGCCCGCAGCGACCAGTCCAACCAGATTGGCCGCGAGTACGGTTCCCTCAGTGCCAACACCAAGCTGGCCTTCTGGTACTTCCTGGCCCAGGGCATGGACAGTGGCGATATCATCCCCATGCCGGACGACTACGAGCTGACCAACCAGGGCCAGGACCTACTGGCCGCCCTGGAGACGATGGACTTTGAGGGGCAGATCACCCTCCTGCGCAACGCCGTCGAAGGCATGGGCAGCGGTCCGGCCAGCGGCTCCGCTGTGTAA